In Altererythrobacter aquiaggeris, the genomic stretch TCGGCACAGATGGCCGGTTGAGTGTGGGATTTCCTACGCACCGCATTCGGGCTAAGATCAGCATGATGATTTCTCTCGTGCCTTACAGGAATCTGTCACCCATCGATGAAGCCAGCCAATTAACTGGGATAAATAGACAATACTGATCTTTTTGCAGAGTTACACGGTGTAACTAGTGTAACCCTGAAGATATTTCCGGAGAGGGAAAAACATGACCGAGACGATCCTGGAACCCGAACTGGCCATTATCGATCCGCATCATCATTTGTGGGATTTGCGGCCCATGCTGCCCGCATTCCCCGAACCGCGTCATCCGTTCATCGAAACCATCGTTGGCGCACCCTATTACGGGTTTGACGCATTGCAGGCCGACACGCGCGGCGGGCTGGAAGGCGGCCACAATATAATCGCCACCGTATTCATGGAGTGCGGCGCATTTTACGATGCTTCGGCGGAAACAGCATTCAAGCCGGTTGGCGAGGTTGAATATGTCAACGGCGTCGCGGCGCAGGGCGCCAGCGGACTTTACGGTAACTATCGCCCCTGCGCGGGCATCGTGGGCCACGCGGATCTGACGCTGGGCGACAAGGCAAAGCCCGTGCTGGAGGAACTGGAAGCCGCCGGCAACGGCCGCTTCAAGGGTATCCGACACAGTGCCGCATGGGACGCCGATCCGGCAACTCTGGGCCCGCCGTTCAGCGCGCCCGAAGGGCTTTATCTGGATGCGAAATTCCGCGAGGGATTTGCGCTGCTGGGTGAAATGGGGCTGACGTTCGATGCTTGGCTGCTGGAGCCCCAGCTGGGTGACATAATCGATCTGGCGCGCGCGTTTCCCGACCAGCCCATCATGCTCGACCATTGCGGCGGACCGCTCAACATTGCCGGATATCACGGTAAACTCGCTGAAAATTTCGATCGTTGGCGCGGTTCGATCAGGACGCTTGCCCAATGCCCCAATGTCAGTGTGAAACTGGGCGGTCTCGCCATGGCCTTTGCCGGTATGCCCGACAAAGGTCCCGCTGCCGCAACAGGTTCCGAAGTGCTGGCGGCCATGTGGCGGCCCTATGTTGAAACCTGCATCGATGCGTTCGGCACCGGACGCGCGATGTTTGAAAGCAATTATCCGGTCGATCGCTGGGGCGCGACGTATGATGTTCTGTGGAACGCCTTCAAACGTCTGTCGTCCGGCGCTTCGGATGATGACAAGGCGGCGTTGTTTGCGGGCAATGCAGCGCGGTTTTACGGCATCGAGGATTTGCCGGGCTGACGGCGCTATCGACAAGCCGTGACCGCCGCTTTAGGGCGCGTTTAACTGAACGATTAAATCCATCCGGAGCCGCCTATGTCCCTGCCTGCCCCATTCGACCGTTTGCGCATCCCCGTCATCGGTTCACCGCTGTTTATCGTCAGCGGGCCCGAACTGGTTATCGCGCAGTGCAAGGCAGGTATCATCGGCAGTTTCCCCGCGCTCAACGCACGGCCTTCGGGCGTGCTTGACGAATGGCTCAATCGGATCACCGAAGAACTTGCCGCGCATGACCGTGACAATCCTGATCGCCCTTCGGCGCCGTTCGCAGTCAACCAGATCGTCCACCGCAGCAACAACCGGCTCGGCGAAGACATGGAAGTCTGCGCCAGATGGAAGGTGCCGATGGTTATCACATCGCTTGGCGCGCGCGAAGAAATCTTCAAAGCCGTCAGTGATTGGGGCGGCATCACTTTGCACGATGTGATCAACGACCGTTTCGCGCGCAAGGCGATCGAAAAGGGCGCAACCGGGCTGATCCCTGTTGCAGCGGGTGCTGGCGGCCACGCGGGTACGCTGTCGCCATTTGCACTGATGCAGGAAATTCGCAGCTGGTTTGATGGGCTGGTCGCCTTGTCGGGCTCGATCTCGCATGGCCGATCGGTGCTCGCGGCTCAGGCGATGGGCGCGGACTTCGGCTATATCGGGTCGCCCTGGATCGCAACCAGGGAAGCCAATGCCGATCAGGCGTATAAGGACAGCATCGTTGAAAGCCGGGCGAGCGATATTGTCTATTCCAACCTGTTTACCGGCGTTCACGGCAACTATCTGCGCTCGTCCATCGAAGCGGCTGGCCTCGACCCGGACAATCTGCCCGAAAGCGACCCGAGCCAGATGAACTTCGGGTCCGGAGGGAACAGCGAGGCCAAGGCATGGAAAGACATCTGGGGATCAGGCCAGGGTGTGGGCATGGTCGATTCAATCGATAGCGTGGCTGACCGTGTGGATCGGCTGGAGCGGGAATATAACGAAGCAAGACAGGAACTTGCGCGAAAATCCTGAACCTTAGTCAGACGGACTCGATATGTCGGTCGCCGACCAGAGTTTCTCCGCCATATCATCGAGCTGTGCAAAATCACGCCCGGCTCGCAGCGGATCTTTGCGGTTCCGTACGATGGGATAAGGCTGCGCCAACAGCAATTGCAGCCGCAGCGCGCGTTGCAAAAGGGCCAGCTGCTGGCGAGCATCGCAGGCCGCTTGCGCCGGTTCGCGGCGCCTGGTTGCCAGCCAACGGAGTTCGACTTGCGAGACCCGCTCGGCGACCATCACGGAATATTGCCGGTGCGGACCCCGGTGGAGCGGGAGACGCGACCTTGCCGCAGCCATTTCATTTGCCGGCAGCAGCATCCCGTTTTCGCGAAAATC encodes the following:
- a CDS encoding amidohydrolase family protein, with translation MTETILEPELAIIDPHHHLWDLRPMLPAFPEPRHPFIETIVGAPYYGFDALQADTRGGLEGGHNIIATVFMECGAFYDASAETAFKPVGEVEYVNGVAAQGASGLYGNYRPCAGIVGHADLTLGDKAKPVLEELEAAGNGRFKGIRHSAAWDADPATLGPPFSAPEGLYLDAKFREGFALLGEMGLTFDAWLLEPQLGDIIDLARAFPDQPIMLDHCGGPLNIAGYHGKLAENFDRWRGSIRTLAQCPNVSVKLGGLAMAFAGMPDKGPAAATGSEVLAAMWRPYVETCIDAFGTGRAMFESNYPVDRWGATYDVLWNAFKRLSSGASDDDKAALFAGNAARFYGIEDLPG
- a CDS encoding nitronate monooxygenase family protein, which produces MSLPAPFDRLRIPVIGSPLFIVSGPELVIAQCKAGIIGSFPALNARPSGVLDEWLNRITEELAAHDRDNPDRPSAPFAVNQIVHRSNNRLGEDMEVCARWKVPMVITSLGAREEIFKAVSDWGGITLHDVINDRFARKAIEKGATGLIPVAAGAGGHAGTLSPFALMQEIRSWFDGLVALSGSISHGRSVLAAQAMGADFGYIGSPWIATREANADQAYKDSIVESRASDIVYSNLFTGVHGNYLRSSIEAAGLDPDNLPESDPSQMNFGSGGNSEAKAWKDIWGSGQGVGMVDSIDSVADRVDRLEREYNEARQELARKS
- a CDS encoding AHH domain-containing protein, coding for MARTRLPFRQVNRAGLPGHDPELQRHHLLPRQLVSRKMFGAMFGAIGVCPVRLDDFRENGMLLPANEMAAARSRLPLHRGPHRQYSVMVAERVSQVELRWLATRRREPAQAACDARQQLALLQRALRLQLLLAQPYPIVRNRKDPLRAGRDFAQLDDMAEKLWSATDISSPSD